Proteins encoded together in one Nitrospira sp. window:
- the rpsG gene encoding 30S ribosomal protein S7 — protein sequence MPRSRFLGQREVLPDVRYRDKLVGKFINALMSSGKKSTTERICYGAFDAIQEKTGGDPLKVFKAAVDNVKPIVEVKSRRVGGASYQVPVEIRPARRVSLALRWLSQFARTRGGKSMREKLAAELIDASNNTGAAVKKREDVHRMAEANKAFAHYRW from the coding sequence ATGCCACGCAGTAGATTTTTGGGCCAACGTGAAGTACTGCCAGATGTTCGATACCGAGACAAGCTGGTGGGAAAGTTTATTAATGCGCTGATGAGTAGCGGGAAGAAAAGTACTACAGAGCGGATATGCTATGGTGCATTCGACGCGATTCAAGAGAAGACTGGTGGTGATCCGCTCAAGGTATTTAAGGCTGCGGTAGATAATGTCAAGCCAATTGTTGAGGTGAAGTCTCGACGAGTTGGCGGGGCCTCTTATCAGGTTCCGGTGGAAATCAGGCCGGCTCGCCGTGTTTCTTTGGCTTTGCGTTGGTTGTCGCAGTTTGCTCGTACGCGTGGTGGTAAGAGTATGCGCGAAAAGCTCGCAGCCGAATTGATTGATGCATCAAATAATACTGGGGCTGCGGTGAAGAAGCGGGAAGACGTGCATCGGATGGCTGAGGCGAATAAAGCATTCGCCCATTATCGCTGGTAA
- a CDS encoding 30S ribosomal protein S12 gives MPTINQLVRKGRMFVKAKTKSPALRACPQKRGVCLRVYTTTPKKPNSALRKVARVRLTNGMEVTTYIPGVGHNLQEHSIVLVRGGRVKDLPGVRYHLVRGALDAVGVAGRKQSRSKYGAKRPK, from the coding sequence ATGCCTACGATCAATCAGTTGGTTCGGAAGGGGCGGATGTTTGTCAAGGCGAAGACGAAGAGCCCGGCCTTGAGGGCGTGTCCTCAAAAAAGAGGAGTTTGTCTTCGTGTTTATACGACGACTCCGAAGAAGCCGAATTCAGCCTTGAGGAAAGTTGCCCGTGTTCGTCTCACCAATGGAATGGAAGTGACAACCTATATTCCTGGTGTGGGGCATAATCTCCAAGAGCACTCGATCGTGCTTGTGCGAGGTGGCCGTGTTAAGGACCTTCCTGGTGTTCGTTATCACTTAGTTCGCGGTGCATTGGACGCGGTCGGAGTGGCAGGGCGAAAGCAGAGTCGGTCAAAGTATGGGGCGAAGCGTCCGAAGTAG